Within Candidatus Cloacimonadota bacterium, the genomic segment CCCGATAAATTACATGAATATGCTGAATATCTGAATAACACACTTGATGAGATTATTGCTAAATACGGTTTAGTAGATGCCAAAGATACTTTAACACTTGCAGGAATGATTTTAACAGAGCAACTGTTTCATCTGACTGAAGACAGTGATCATTTAAAGAAAGAAATTGACAAATTACATAGCAAAATTTCTTCTTTTATTAAAGATATCGCTAAGAAATGAAACTCCTGCGGTATGCGTGAATATATTTGTAATTGAGCCAATATATAATCTGGGAATCGATCCACTTGTGGCTTACATGCCCGGCAACAAGACCGGGACTTAAAAAGCAAGAAAGGTAGAAGCCCATCTTGAATTTAGGTTCAAGAAGTACAAATAGCACGGTACCGCAGGTAATATAAATCACAAAAACGAGGTAATAAATGACAGAAAATATACAATATATATACTTGCTTATTGGTGCTGTTTTAGGATTTTTTCTGACCGCATTAATTTTATTTGTTATTAAACGAAAAGCGCTAACCATCATATCAGAAGCAAAGAATGAAGCATCACGACTGATAGAAGAGACACGCCAAAAAACTCAGATAGAAAAGAAAGCTGCCCTCCTTGAGGTAAAAGATGAATGGTATAAAACAAAGAAAGCCCATGAGGAAGAGATAAATCAACGCAAGAAAGAGATCAGAATTCTGGAGAAGAAGTTTAATGAACGGCTCTCTGTTCTTGACAAACGTTTTGAAGGTTTAGATAAAAAAGAGAACCGGGTCAATGAGCTGGAAAATCGCAATAAGATGCGGGAATCAGAGCTGGAGAAGAAGAAACAAGAGTTGGAAGAATTGACAGTCCAACAGCAACAGAAGCTTAGTACGATAGCCCAAATGAGTAGAGAAGAAGCTCTGCAAATGCTCAAGACACAACTACTAAATGAGGCACGTAATTTTGCTGCCAATGATGTCAAACAAACTCTTGAGCAGATCAAGCTCGACGCTAACAAGATCTCAGCCGAGTATCTATCAACAGCTATCCAAAGAATGTCTGTAGATTACGTTTCTGAGAATACTGTATCAGTAGTTACAATTCCGAGTGAAGAGATGAAAGGAAGAATTATTGGTCGTGAAGGAAGAAACATCCGCACGTTTGAAAAAGCATCCGGAGTTGATCTGATCATTGATGATACACCTGAAGCAGTAGTTCTCTCATGTTTCGATCCGGTAAGAAGAGAAATTGCCCGGCTGGCTCTGGAAAAATTGATCGTTGACGGTAGAATTCATCCCGGCAGAATAGAAGATCTGATTGAGAAAACCCGCAAAGATATGGATAAACATTTGATCGAGTTGGGTGAAAAAGCTTGTTTAGATCTCAATGTACATAACGTATCTCCCAATATTATCAAGCTCATTGGTAGATTGAACTACCGTACCAGTTATGGACAGAATGTTCTTCAGCATAGTAAAGAAGCTGCATGGATCTGTGGTATCTTAGCTGCAGAATTGGGACTAAATCAGGAAATAGCACGCCGTGCCGGTTTCTTGCACGACCTGGGAAAAGCTATCGATCATGAATTTGATGGTTCTCATGCTCATTTAGGTGCCAGTTTCGCCCGAAAAAATGGAGAAAGTCCCCTCATTATCAATACTATCGAAGCGCATCACGAAGAAGTTCCTGCTGAATCGGCTTATGCCCCACTTGTGCAAGCTGCAGATGCTATCTCTGGTGCTAGACCGGGAGCAAGACGCGAAGTACTGGAATCGTATATGCAACGTCTGGAGAAACTGGAAGAGATCGCTAATTCTCTGGAAGGGGTCAATAAATGCTATGCGATCCAAGCTGGAAGAGAATTAAGAATAATCGTTGATCCTATTGCCGTGGATGATGCCAAATCGGTTTACATTGCCTCTGACATTGCCCGTAAGATAGAGCAAGAGATGCAATATCCCGGTCAGATCAAAGTCACTGTTATCCGCGAAACGAGATTTCAAGAAGTTGCTAAATAGATGAATATTCTGTTTATTGCCGATGTTTTCGGCAGACCGGGCAGACAGGTAGTAAAAAACCGAGTACCGGAGCTAAGAGCGGAATTGGCAATTGATGTCTGTATCGCTAATTGTGAAAATAGTGCTTCCGGGTTAGGTATAACCGAAAAAACTGCTGACGAGTTGTTTAATGCCGGGATTGATGTCTTGACCGGTGGTAATCATCTCTGGGATAAGAAAGAGGTGCTCAGCTATCTCTCTATAGAAAATAGGATCCTGAAACCGGCTAATTATCCACCTAAAGCTATCGGTAGCAAATATTTCATCAAGAACCTACCAAATAATCAGAAGCTTGCCGTAATTACCCTTTGCGGACAAGCTTTTATGAATCCGACCAACTCTCCATTCTTAGTAATGGAAGAGATGCTTCCTCTCTTGAAGCAACAATCAGATTTCATTTTTGTTGACTTTCATGCCGAAGCTACAGCAGAAAAGAGAGCATTCGGACTCTATTTTGATGGTCAGGTTTCCGCTATTATTGGTACTCACACTCACGTCCAAACGGCTGACGAAGAGATCCTCCCCGGTGGGACTGCTTATATTACAGATGCCGGTATGACAGGTCCTCACTCTTCTGTAATTGGTATGAAAAAGGAGATCATCTTTGAAAAGATGATGACCGGTATGCCGACCAAATATGAAGTTGCCGAGCGAGGCAAGCAATTAAATGCTGTCTTTATCTCCGTTGATGATAATAGTGGCAAAGCAACCAGGATTGAACGCATCCGAGAGAAAATATCTGATTAAGTTATCCACCACTTGATAGACTTGGAATTATTATATATCGCTTAGAAACATTTAGTTAACCGAAGAGTGTCATCCTGAGTGTTCTGCTGATTACTGCTTGCTTAAACTGGCAGCAGAATGTATCGAAGGTTGAAAGAATACAAAAAAAACAACTTATGAGGACAGATATATGGAAAAAGAACTAAGAGCTAAACCACTGGTAAAGTCAATCTATGAAGATTTAACTAATGAAATCTCATCTTTAGAGATCAAACCACAACTGACGATCCTTATGATCGGTGAAGACCCTGCTGCTGAGTTTTACGTCAGTAACATCCAAAAAAACAGCGGTAAAGTCGGCATTTTAGCAGATTTGCAGAAACTCCCCCCTGATCTTTCAGAAGATGATCTGTTAAGAATAATTCATGACCTTAATAATGATAGTCAAGTTCATGCCATAATGGTTCAAAAACCTCTCCCAAAGCACATAAACGATAATCTTGTAGCAGCAACGATTTCACCTTTCAAGGATGCAGATGGTTTTAATCCGGTCAATTTGGGTAATATGCTCCTTGAGGCAGAAGCACTTCTCCCCTCTACACCTGCGGCAGTCATAGAAATGATCCGTTATTATCAGATAAACTTAACCGGTAAACATACTGTACTTTGTGGCAGGAGTCATATCGTTGGTAAACCTTTAGCAAATCTCTTGCTTAACAAGCAAGAACCGGGAAATGCCACCGTCACCGTCTGCCATAGCAAGACAGCAAATTTAGGCGATTATACAAAGCAGGCAGATATTCTCATCACAGCCCTTGGTATTGCACGGTTTATCAAAGGTGATATGATAAAAGATGGTGTTATCATACTTGATGTAGGAACTAATGAAGTAATCGAGAATGGTAACCGTTTCTATACCGGCGATGTTGATTATGAAGATTGTTATCAAAAAGCTGCTGCTATAACACCTGTGCCGGGCGGCATTGGAAGTGTTACTACTGCCATGTTACTCAAAAATGTTTGGAAAGCATATCAGATGCAGAAATAGCTATTAGCTATTAGCTATGTAGCTATTAGTTCTCTAGAAGGTAGAGCAAGTCCATCGGAAGCA encodes:
- a CDS encoding cell division protein ZapA is translated as MQTVEVVILGKKYRLRSDDPDKLHEYAEYLNNTLDEIIAKYGLVDAKDTLTLAGMILTEQLFHLTEDSDHLKKEIDKLHSKISSFIKDIAKK
- the rny gene encoding ribonuclease Y; translated protein: MTENIQYIYLLIGAVLGFFLTALILFVIKRKALTIISEAKNEASRLIEETRQKTQIEKKAALLEVKDEWYKTKKAHEEEINQRKKEIRILEKKFNERLSVLDKRFEGLDKKENRVNELENRNKMRESELEKKKQELEELTVQQQQKLSTIAQMSREEALQMLKTQLLNEARNFAANDVKQTLEQIKLDANKISAEYLSTAIQRMSVDYVSENTVSVVTIPSEEMKGRIIGREGRNIRTFEKASGVDLIIDDTPEAVVLSCFDPVRREIARLALEKLIVDGRIHPGRIEDLIEKTRKDMDKHLIELGEKACLDLNVHNVSPNIIKLIGRLNYRTSYGQNVLQHSKEAAWICGILAAELGLNQEIARRAGFLHDLGKAIDHEFDGSHAHLGASFARKNGESPLIINTIEAHHEEVPAESAYAPLVQAADAISGARPGARREVLESYMQRLEKLEEIANSLEGVNKCYAIQAGRELRIIVDPIAVDDAKSVYIASDIARKIEQEMQYPGQIKVTVIRETRFQEVAK
- a CDS encoding TIGR00282 family metallophosphoesterase; the protein is MNILFIADVFGRPGRQVVKNRVPELRAELAIDVCIANCENSASGLGITEKTADELFNAGIDVLTGGNHLWDKKEVLSYLSIENRILKPANYPPKAIGSKYFIKNLPNNQKLAVITLCGQAFMNPTNSPFLVMEEMLPLLKQQSDFIFVDFHAEATAEKRAFGLYFDGQVSAIIGTHTHVQTADEEILPGGTAYITDAGMTGPHSSVIGMKKEIIFEKMMTGMPTKYEVAERGKQLNAVFISVDDNSGKATRIERIREKISD
- a CDS encoding bifunctional 5,10-methylenetetrahydrofolate dehydrogenase/5,10-methenyltetrahydrofolate cyclohydrolase, with translation MEKELRAKPLVKSIYEDLTNEISSLEIKPQLTILMIGEDPAAEFYVSNIQKNSGKVGILADLQKLPPDLSEDDLLRIIHDLNNDSQVHAIMVQKPLPKHINDNLVAATISPFKDADGFNPVNLGNMLLEAEALLPSTPAAVIEMIRYYQINLTGKHTVLCGRSHIVGKPLANLLLNKQEPGNATVTVCHSKTANLGDYTKQADILITALGIARFIKGDMIKDGVIILDVGTNEVIENGNRFYTGDVDYEDCYQKAAAITPVPGGIGSVTTAMLLKNVWKAYQMQK